DNA from Branchiostoma lanceolatum isolate klBraLanc5 chromosome 6, klBraLanc5.hap2, whole genome shotgun sequence:
CTGCACCGCAAACTTGTACCCTCATTTAATATCCACAGAACAGCcacctcatttgcatttttCACACAGACTTTCCCCAAAATAAGCGAATACGGGGGAAACCACCCAAAAATGTGCCGTGCCGTCCCCGCGCGCTCTCCCCACGAGCGCCGCACGTGCGGCCCGGGGCCTCCCTCCCTGCCCGCCGCCGCCGCAGCGGTTAGCACCCGATCACACCCCGATCACTCTCATCAACCTGCTCGTTAATCGCCTCATTATGTATGCACCCCCCAAGAAGCAcggaaaataaaagaaaccaCGAAATATATAATATTTTCTGGTCGGTTTAAAGAGAGAGTTGCAGATTGTTCCGGACGGGTTAGTTCGCGGGAGACCTTCCCTCGCGCAAGTCGGTTACAAAGGCGACATGCACCGGGAACATTCCTCACATCCGTGCCCGGCTGCAAAGGTTATTTTCATGACCCCAAACAAGAGCAAAATCAGTCAAACCATCCGAAAATCCTGCCACCAAAATTCTTCCCAAAACGATTCTCAAAAACCACGCTATACAACACTCTCCCTTTTTTTCTGCAACACGAGTTTTGTAAAAGAGTCCTCCGATTGTAGCAACTCAAGTTTCCCTTCTCGGCTACAACAACGCCGAGCACATATTTTGGCTGAAagtccaacatggctgccgaaCTGTTCCCCACCCTTCCCTTCGTCAGGAAAAGCTGGACAGATTTTGTAAATGACAGACTTGTGTGTGTGCTACCAGTGGTTCGGGTGGGAGCCTGGCAGCGTTTTTACAGTTCTACATCTGAGACTACAGAACAGGCGCCGAGCTCAGCCAGGGCGCTACAACACAACGGGACGAAACGTACTCGGGTCAACATGGAGGCGCCTGTAGGAGGGAACTCGCCCTTCTCCCGGCCGTGTGGAAGTGTTTTCTATCGGGTTTGGGCTGTGTAATTTGTCACGTCGGGAACAGACATGTCGGCCTTTGTCTGGACAGGATTTCGGCCGTTTTCTCCCTCTCCATTCCCGGCAAAACGCCTTCAAACCCGCACCATTCGCGAACCATCCCCACCACAAAAATGTCCGGGGAAACATGTACGATTTCGGTCGCTCATTTTGAGGCTTCTCGTCGCCTAAAAACGAGCAGCATGACCACAAGGAGGAATGGAAGACTGTTGTTGGGTGATAAATAACCCCAGCATTTTCCGCTCGTTAAAATTCGAGCTCAAAAGTCGAACATTTCCAGGTTGTTTTGTAAGGTATGGTCGCCCCTCCCGTTCCTGACAACCCCCCATACTACGCCCGACTTCTCGCTATAGCAAACACCGACAGCTGTCAGCTTTTCAGCCAAGGCAGAGGAGACAGTAATGGCGAGGAATAAAATAGAAAGAGGCCTCACCATGGCATTTCTAACGAGGTCGACATAGGAGAGCTCGGGACAGGTTTTGTCGGTGCTCGCCGTGAGGGAGAGGGCGAACCGCAGAGTCGGAGCACGAGGCGGCGACgatttctccttcttctccttgcTCAGCGGCTTCACTCCCTTCAGAGGAATCGGCACAATCCGCTTGGCCTCCGCCATGGTTCATTCGAAGGTCGAACGCAGCTCAGAAACACAGCAGAAATACAGATTTGTGAAGAAGTCAACAACTTGAACTTCGAAGTTTAGCCGCCATTGCCGCCATTTTGCTTTCTGTCACCAGGAGCTTAGTCCGCATGCGCAGTGCAGGATTGTGGGATAGCTGGAGGGGCGTGGCCTGGAGTGTCGTCTGCTACAACCGGTCACATGTTGTAAACAATCACAACTTAGAACCAGGAAATACTTTTACTTGTGAAAGTCAGGAATATAAATCTACACAACCGATCACATGTTGTAAATAATCACAACTTGGAACCAGGAAATACTTTTTACTTGTTAAACTGAGGAATATAAACCTACACAACCGGCCACATGTTGTAAACAATCACAAAgatattctgaaacaagttaaactgtaatttccaacacaaaaattggacttacccaatcACAAAAATactaaacttatacttttactGTAGTTAACCTcagcaatataacgttactataCAGCCGGGCACATATTTTTAACAATCACAACTAAGgaatacgccaaaaaaaagcaactggacaaaattttggaacagtcagacgATTTAACATGTACTAGGAAATGctttcattgttgtttattCGGAGTTGAGATAAAGAAAGTAGTTGCTTTGAGCCTTGTTCACTATATTAAAGAATAATTATTTTGACAGTATCATCATGCACTGCGTTCTGCTGCTGCATGGTCCGGACACCATGCAGCTGCAACTCAGGCTTTCATCAGGACACCCCCGGGCCCCTACCCCTACTAGTCCTTCCCTAGCGTATAGCACACATAGCTACCTTTCTGACCATTGTCATTTTGACATATTGAATTATTAAACTGCTTATTGACATTTTCAAACAGCTGAGTAACACTGACGACTTGCAAATGAAGTGATATGATAGGATCTTAGGTATGGCTTGTGCTAGGTGTTCTTATTATATTGCTTGATAGTTAGGTTGATATATTTGGTTCAGAAACTAGTAAgctgtgtaacgttatatcattgaACTGCTTTAGACATGTTTACTGTAAACCACCCCCACGGACACAAATCGATCCAACTACTATCCTTCATTTTCTCAAAAAGCTAATGAATTATGATGGATTAAAGCTAATGCGAAATAACCAGCGGGGATTTGTGATGCAATTTAAACAACGTTCAACATTGCTCTCATCTACGTTGTTAGTATGTTTGCAATGTATTGTAATGAAATCACTAATATTTACAACTTATATCATTCGAGTTAAATTGACTAGTTTACACTAGGCATAGGTTATAATCCGGGGTAACTGATCTGTTCTTGAGGTTGAacagtttttttctttccttgtttaCGTGTGCAGAAAATTAGGTGTGAGAAAATATGGTGCTGACGATATTTTCGATAAatttaatttctatttttaaaCAGAAAAGCGCAATATAAAAGTATAATGTCTGCCTGTTTGTCTATTTCCATTGGTTTCGACTTGTGAGCATTTTGCTTGGCAAATTTGGACGCCAAAACTTGGTTTCATATTGCCCTGGAACCTATTTGAATGTTTTCTTCAAGTTGCCAAAGCAAAGGAAAAGTGACGTTTTATCTGAGAGACAGTTGGCCTATTTTAGTTAACAGGGAAACATTCTTTGAAAGTGAAGAGTTTTGAAGAGTTGAATACACCAAAACATCGCGTAAATGGCAAGAACACTGAAGTACATTTGTAAAGATATATTTCCCAAGTTGTTGTATGACACACTAGTGTCGTCTGCAATTATTGTACCCAGAATCCCCTTCGCTTGAATCCAGGCTAAACTACTCTTGAAATGTGGTACTTTTCGATAGTAATATTCATTATTACTCCATCAAATGAAGTCTATGATCTATCGATTTTATACAAATAATTCTTTGTGTTATTCTTTAGTCaatttatttatatattttacttttattttgttctttttaggATGTACGATGATTTTTGGATCCTCCATTAAAAGTGGTCTCTTCCACTGTCCTTCCTGACCTCTTGGCCATCTTGGAAGACATCGCCTTGCTCGAAGTCGACGCCAGAAGACGCGATCTCTCCTTCAGACATGAATAATCCGGGCGGAGACGAGACAATAGACCCCGTCCTGCGTCAGATGATCCAGGAGGAACAAGTGAAGGCGCAGTTCCAGGCTCAGGTCCACAACTTCACCGACAAGTGCTGGGACACGTGCGTGGGCGACTCCCGCCTGGGGAACAAGCTGGACTACCGCACCGAGGCCTGTCTGCAGAACTGTGTGGAGAGGTTTCTAGACACGACCATCAACGTCACCAACAGGTTCACTCAGCTGCTGCAGCGGGGGGCTACAGGCGGGATGCACTGAGCTGGGGAGAAGGAaggacgcccccctccccaccttgaCAGCGTGTCTGCAGATAGACTGTGACAAACTCTGTATTGAGGAACAACTTTACTTACTGAGCATTCTAAATCACTTGTATATCTTTATATAACTTCCTTTATTAAAGGGAGGACCTCACATCCTGGTCAGGTTCACACAGATACTGTAGCGGGTAGTGACAGAACTGAACTGAGAAACAGCAaggacgcccccctccccacctttacATTTTGAGCTTTAAAAATTCCCTGTATAATTTTGTGATTCTTTGTATTACTCTACCAAGGGAGAGGCATACTTTTCAGTATGACTTGAAGGACTTATTTTACTTTATGCAGTGTATGTTCTGGGCGATTTTTTGAGGAACTGTGACAGAAAATGACG
Protein-coding regions in this window:
- the LOC136436105 gene encoding mitochondrial import inner membrane translocase subunit Tim8 B-like, whose product is MNNPGGDETIDPVLRQMIQEEQVKAQFQAQVHNFTDKCWDTCVGDSRLGNKLDYRTEACLQNCVERFLDTTINVTNRFTQLLQRGATGGMH